A genomic segment from Nocardia cyriacigeorgica GUH-2 encodes:
- a CDS encoding uracil-DNA glycosylase — MCRSIAELDETLTHCRACPRLVAWRELVAREKRAAFRDWTYWGRPVPGFGPADARMLIVGLAPAAHGANRTGRMFTGDRSGEVLYAAMYGVGLANQPTAVSRDDGLQLHGVRIASPVRCAPPANKPTPEERDNCRHWLDTELRLLAPTLRSIMVLGAFGWQALLPVLADAGWQIPRPRPKFGHGVHVELAPAEPGRDPLHLFGCYHVSQQNTFTGRLTPAMIEDMLVRAATAAGLSAGR; from the coding sequence GTGTGCCGCAGCATCGCCGAGCTCGACGAAACGCTGACGCACTGCCGGGCCTGTCCCCGTCTGGTGGCGTGGCGGGAACTGGTGGCGCGGGAGAAGCGGGCCGCGTTCCGGGACTGGACCTATTGGGGCCGCCCGGTACCCGGATTCGGCCCGGCCGACGCGCGCATGCTGATCGTCGGTCTCGCACCCGCCGCGCACGGCGCCAACCGCACCGGGCGCATGTTCACCGGCGACCGCAGCGGTGAAGTGCTGTACGCGGCGATGTACGGGGTGGGTCTGGCCAATCAGCCCACCGCCGTCAGCCGCGACGACGGCCTGCAGCTGCACGGGGTGCGGATCGCCTCGCCGGTGCGCTGCGCTCCCCCGGCCAACAAGCCCACACCGGAGGAACGCGACAACTGCCGGCACTGGCTCGATACCGAATTACGGCTGCTGGCACCGACCCTGCGCTCGATCATGGTGCTGGGCGCGTTCGGCTGGCAGGCCCTGCTGCCGGTGCTGGCCGATGCCGGCTGGCAGATCCCGCGGCCGCGGCCAAAGTTCGGGCACGGCGTCCATGTCGAGCTGGCCCCCGCCGAGCCTGGCCGGGATCCGCTGCACCTGTTCGGCTGCTACCACGTCAGCCAGCAGAACACCTTCACCGGTCGCCTGACCCCCGCCATGATCGAGGACATGCTCGTCCGCGCCGCGACCGCCGCCGGGTTATCCGCGGGCCGGTAG
- a CDS encoding L,D-transpeptidase, whose amino-acid sequence MIRNNRFRSWPARFGALLGIASAGVLLAAPAPAEPLFPGGPDIPGVPAIIPTSAPCAPEARACMRLSTNEAWLIDNGRVVFGPTPISHGMPGYETPPGVFDVDFKRPFHWSTMHHAPMRWAVFFNNDIAFHVGPVEHTSHGCVRMTEEGAHRFFEYLNVGDRVDVVR is encoded by the coding sequence GTGATTCGCAATAACCGTTTCCGCAGCTGGCCGGCCCGTTTCGGAGCCCTGCTCGGCATCGCCTCGGCGGGCGTGCTGTTGGCCGCTCCCGCACCGGCCGAACCGCTGTTCCCCGGCGGACCCGACATTCCCGGCGTCCCGGCGATCATCCCGACCTCCGCCCCCTGCGCCCCCGAAGCCCGCGCCTGCATGCGGTTGAGCACCAATGAAGCCTGGCTGATCGACAACGGGCGCGTCGTCTTCGGTCCCACCCCGATCTCACACGGCATGCCGGGCTACGAAACCCCGCCGGGCGTGTTCGACGTCGACTTCAAACGCCCCTTCCACTGGAGCACCATGCATCACGCCCCGATGCGCTGGGCGGTGTTCTTCAACAACGACATCGCCTTCCACGTCGGCCCGGTCGAGCACACCTCGCACGGTTGTGTGCGGATGACCGAAGAGGGCGCGCACCGGTTCTTCGAGTATCTGAACGTCGGCGACCGCGTCGACGTCGTCCGCTGA
- a CDS encoding WXG100 family type VII secretion target gives MSQPLRIDPAGVDRLIPRLNTLARTAREQFTTLKTGLAGQGRPWGSDEAGKTFAEGYEPRAEKSLEALENLAARLAEASRQIRDATTRLYDTDLSNALEIRGADPGLLDWSGFPQGPGAGGPQVPGSGQDIPGVPGPAGMPGVSPDGTADAGTGGGTDVNGTADATAPGDVSADQPVDYPSDGHEYSLHAVDPSSNPLGFPGSGGSSYPGRPGVPADGPGSSARPEGAQGSTPSQPVGPGQSEMPVAPASAPSRSTPTGPAASAAGASGATTPTDSGARPAGGRPAETPWTRPQPATPWGPGAPRSRPPGAGPVMPGQAIPPRHPGRENVPAAPGRGKPGKKRSPKQRPEQPVSGPATTTDAAALAAAQALAARHDLRLTGFDTSGIAEHTVLELAAAVDDILAKYPFLSLGGIEVTPLAGGAIAAVRWDRADDGPWISIDRELAVNPDKFDDAVKTALRAGRIPRGSEQRPIYATMVHAIGRVLVATAGPRAQQLAQRSLITEYRRISGPWDGVTPAGVVAGYRSWRAQLSPSSVLRNRFHPQTALETAFTEVELRGADACGPAKALHRLVVEVARGRPG, from the coding sequence ATGAGCCAGCCGCTCCGGATAGACCCGGCCGGGGTCGACAGGCTGATCCCGCGACTGAACACGCTGGCCCGCACCGCCCGTGAGCAGTTCACCACCCTGAAGACCGGTCTGGCCGGGCAGGGCAGGCCATGGGGCTCCGACGAGGCCGGGAAAACCTTCGCCGAAGGCTACGAGCCGCGTGCCGAGAAGAGCCTCGAGGCGCTGGAGAACCTTGCCGCTCGACTCGCCGAAGCGAGCCGTCAGATCAGGGACGCCACCACTCGGCTGTATGACACCGATCTTTCGAACGCGCTGGAGATTCGGGGGGCCGATCCGGGACTTCTCGACTGGAGCGGGTTTCCGCAGGGGCCCGGTGCGGGTGGGCCTCAGGTGCCCGGCTCGGGGCAGGACATTCCCGGGGTTCCTGGGCCTGCCGGGATGCCGGGCGTTTCGCCCGACGGCACGGCCGATGCCGGGACCGGTGGCGGTACCGATGTGAACGGGACGGCCGATGCGACTGCACCGGGCGACGTCTCCGCTGACCAGCCGGTCGATTACCCATCCGATGGGCACGAATACTCCCTCCATGCCGTCGATCCGTCGTCGAATCCGCTGGGATTTCCGGGATCTGGCGGTTCCTCCTATCCGGGACGCCCTGGCGTGCCGGCCGATGGGCCGGGGTCCTCGGCTCGGCCCGAGGGCGCCCAGGGGTCGACACCCTCGCAGCCCGTCGGTCCCGGGCAGAGCGAGATGCCTGTGGCACCCGCGTCGGCCCCGAGCCGCAGCACTCCCACCGGTCCGGCCGCGTCCGCTGCCGGGGCGAGCGGCGCCACCACACCAACCGATTCCGGAGCACGGCCTGCCGGCGGGCGTCCGGCCGAAACACCGTGGACCCGTCCGCAGCCCGCAACACCGTGGGGTCCCGGCGCACCCCGCTCGCGTCCGCCGGGCGCCGGGCCGGTCATGCCCGGCCAGGCCATCCCGCCGCGCCACCCGGGCCGCGAGAACGTTCCCGCCGCGCCCGGACGGGGCAAGCCTGGCAAGAAGCGCTCGCCGAAACAGCGTCCGGAACAGCCGGTTTCCGGCCCGGCCACGACTACCGACGCCGCCGCGCTGGCTGCCGCCCAGGCCCTCGCCGCCCGCCACGACCTGCGGCTCACCGGATTCGACACCTCCGGGATCGCCGAGCACACCGTGCTCGAACTCGCGGCCGCCGTCGATGACATCCTCGCCAAGTACCCGTTCCTGAGTCTCGGCGGCATCGAGGTCACCCCGCTCGCCGGTGGCGCGATCGCCGCCGTGCGCTGGGATAGGGCCGACGACGGTCCGTGGATCTCGATCGACCGCGAGCTCGCCGTGAATCCGGACAAGTTCGACGACGCCGTCAAGACCGCATTGCGAGCGGGCCGTATCCCGCGAGGTTCCGAGCAGCGGCCGATCTACGCGACCATGGTGCACGCCATCGGCCGAGTACTCGTCGCCACGGCCGGGCCGCGCGCACAGCAGTTGGCGCAGCGGTCGCTGATCACCGAATACCGGCGGATCAGCGGCCCGTGGGACGGCGTGACGCCGGCCGGCGTGGTCGCCGGTTATCGCAGCTGGCGAGCCCAGCTGAGCCCCAGCAGCGTGCTGCGCAACCGGTTCCATCCGCAGACCGCCCTGGAGACCGCCTTCACCGAGGTCGAGTTGCGTGGCGCCGACGCCTGCGGACCCGCGAAAGCGCTGCACCGCCTGGTCGTCGAGGTCGCCCGAGGTCGTCCGGGCTGA